CGACGGGGCGATGCGGCTTGCGCGAAGGCGAGGCGCCGACGACATAAACATTCACGAGCTGTGTGAGCGCGACCATTGCCACTGCCATGGGGGTGACGGCGGGATCCTTAAGAGTGCGATCAAGCATACGCTGCAGGTGACGCTGTTCATTTTCATCATCACGCTTGTGCTCGAATTTGTGATAGAGGGCGTCGGCGAAGATGTGCTCGCGGAGTTCCTCGGTGCGAACCCGGGCCTTTCCGTATTCGCGTCGGCGCTCGTGGGTCTCATTCCCAATTGCGCGGCGAGCGTGGTCATCACCGAACTGTATCTCGAGGGCACGTTGGCCGCGGGTGCGATGATGTCGGGCTTGCTTGTGTCTGCGGGCGTGGGGTTGCTTGTATTGTTCCGCACGAACCGTTCGCTCCGGCAGAATCTTGCGATTCTCGGTGCTTTGTACGTCATCGGCGTATTCTGGGGATTTGTCATTACTGCTGCAGGAATCGTGTTCTAACCGAGCCGCCCTTGTTTCAAGGGAGCTCATTGCTATAGTAAAGGTAAGCCGAATAAACGAACCAGGAGGAACCAATGACGAAGCTTGAGGCCGGAATGTCGCGTGACGAGGCGTTTGCGCTTTTGCA
Above is a genomic segment from Raoultibacter phocaeensis containing:
- a CDS encoding putative manganese transporter; translation: MEMILHILEHAVLDTIRLVPFLFVTYLAMEALEHKAGDKAEAAIRRAGAAGPAIGAVLGVFPQCGFSAAAATLYAGRVITLGTLIAVFLSTSDEMLPIFIAEQVDPMVILKILGVKLLIGLVMGFLIDGAMRLARRRGADDINIHELCERDHCHCHGGDGGILKSAIKHTLQVTLFIFIITLVLEFVIEGVGEDVLAEFLGANPGLSVFASALVGLIPNCAASVVITELYLEGTLAAGAMMSGLLVSAGVGLLVLFRTNRSLRQNLAILGALYVIGVFWGFVITAAGIVF